Proteins co-encoded in one Flavivirga eckloniae genomic window:
- a CDS encoding MFS transporter yields the protein MEKRRLSFWQIWNMSFGFLGIQMGFALQNANASRVLQIFGADVHQLSWFWIIAPLMGLIVQPIIGYYSDKTWGRFGRRKPYFLLGAILASVGLVLMPQADMFIAFLPPLWVGAGMLMIMDASFNIAMEPFRALVGDNLRTDQRTQGFSVQTALIGFGAVIGSWLPYVLTNWLGISNQAAEGTVPLNLILSFIIGAFILIVSILVTVLTTKEYTPEELASFEDKEEPAREKDSEEKKSSLLDIFDDFRKMPETMRQLSWVQFFSWFGLFGLWVFATPAIAQHTYGLSYTDSSSSTYQNAGDWVGVLFGVYNFVSAFYAFALPYIAKKIGRKKTHALSLVIGGLGLLSIYIMPDKNWLIISMVAVGIAWASILAMPYAILAGSISPKKMGVYMGIFNFFIVIPQIINALIGGPLVKYAYGNHAIFALVTSGVSFLIAAALVSKVKDVDDVIQ from the coding sequence ATGGAAAAGCGTAGATTAAGTTTCTGGCAAATCTGGAATATGAGTTTCGGATTTCTGGGAATCCAAATGGGGTTTGCCCTTCAAAATGCCAATGCGAGTCGCGTCCTTCAAATATTTGGAGCAGACGTTCATCAGTTATCATGGTTTTGGATCATAGCACCTTTAATGGGCTTAATTGTCCAACCAATTATAGGGTACTATAGCGATAAAACCTGGGGACGATTTGGCAGAAGAAAACCGTACTTTTTACTAGGAGCTATTCTGGCCTCTGTTGGTTTGGTATTAATGCCACAGGCAGATATGTTTATTGCATTTCTCCCTCCATTATGGGTAGGAGCAGGTATGCTAATGATTATGGATGCCTCTTTTAATATTGCCATGGAGCCTTTTCGTGCTCTGGTTGGAGATAACTTAAGAACAGACCAACGTACTCAGGGTTTTAGTGTACAGACAGCCTTAATAGGTTTTGGAGCTGTTATTGGTTCTTGGTTGCCCTATGTTTTAACTAATTGGTTGGGAATATCTAACCAAGCTGCTGAAGGAACGGTTCCCTTAAACTTGATCTTATCTTTTATTATAGGTGCTTTTATTTTAATAGTATCCATTTTAGTAACGGTATTAACAACTAAAGAATATACTCCAGAAGAATTAGCAAGCTTTGAGGATAAAGAAGAACCTGCTAGAGAAAAAGACAGTGAGGAAAAAAAATCCAGTTTGTTGGATATTTTTGATGACTTCAGGAAAATGCCCGAAACGATGCGGCAACTAAGTTGGGTGCAATTCTTTTCGTGGTTCGGACTTTTTGGCCTGTGGGTATTTGCTACACCAGCCATAGCACAACATACGTATGGATTGTCGTATACAGACAGTAGTAGTTCGACCTACCAGAACGCTGGTGATTGGGTTGGCGTATTATTTGGTGTTTACAATTTTGTGTCTGCATTTTATGCATTTGCCTTACCATATATTGCAAAGAAAATAGGTAGAAAGAAGACCCATGCTTTATCCCTTGTTATTGGCGGATTGGGTTTACTTTCAATTTACATCATGCCAGATAAAAACTGGCTGATAATTTCTATGGTAGCTGTTGGTATTGCCTGGGCTAGTATATTGGCCATGCCTTACGCCATTTTAGCTGGATCGATTTCTCCAAAAAAGATGGGCGTTTATATGGGAATCTTCAATTTCTTTATTGTTATACCTCAAATCATCAATGCTTTAATTGGTGGTCCTTTAGTAAAATATGCCTATGGCAACCATGCCATTTTTGCATTGGTAACCAGCGGTGTAAGCTTTTTAATTGCGGCAGCATTGGTTTCGAAAGTGAAGGATGTTGACGATGTAATACAATAG
- the pgmB gene encoding beta-phosphoglucomutase has protein sequence MNTIGVIFDLDGVIVDTAKYHYLAWKKLADTLSFEFTEAHNELLKGVSRVRSLEILLNIGNVSISEEKKQAFLTSKNEDYLGYIQKMNADEILPGVHDLLGKLDRAGIKYALGSASKNAPLILKQVGLLERFEAIVDGNDVTKAKPDPEVFLIAAKKLNLSSEKCIVFEDAIAGIEAANKANMVSVGIGDKDTLSEADFNFNDLTEIPDNFIEELIKETENIE, from the coding sequence ATGAACACAATAGGAGTTATATTCGACCTGGACGGGGTTATAGTCGATACTGCCAAGTATCATTATCTGGCATGGAAAAAACTTGCCGATACGTTAAGTTTTGAGTTTACCGAAGCACATAACGAATTACTTAAAGGTGTTAGTCGTGTGCGATCGTTGGAAATACTTTTAAACATTGGTAATGTAAGCATATCTGAAGAAAAAAAGCAGGCGTTTCTAACGAGCAAGAATGAAGATTATTTAGGGTATATCCAGAAAATGAATGCAGACGAAATTCTTCCCGGAGTGCATGATCTTTTGGGAAAACTAGATCGTGCCGGTATTAAGTATGCACTTGGCTCTGCAAGTAAAAATGCGCCTTTAATTTTAAAACAAGTAGGCTTATTGGAAAGGTTTGAAGCTATAGTAGATGGTAACGATGTGACTAAGGCAAAGCCAGACCCTGAGGTTTTTTTAATAGCAGCGAAGAAACTCAATCTATCCTCCGAAAAATGTATTGTTTTTGAAGATGCTATAGCTGGCATTGAAGCAGCAAATAAAGCAAACATGGTATCGGTAGGTATAGGGGATAAGGACACACTTAGTGAAGCCGATTTTAATTTTAACGATTTAACCGAAATACCAGACAATTTTATTGAAGAATTAATAAAAGAAACAGAGAACATAGAGTAA
- a CDS encoding glycoside hydrolase family 65 protein, whose product MNQDYIKPNKWSIIEEGFDASRVESSESLFSIGNGAMGQRANFEEKYSGSTFQGNYIAGVYYPDKTRVGWWKNGYPEYFAKVLNAPNWIGINVSVNGEQLDLFACKAVTDFKRELNMQEGWLSRSFTATLKNNTVIEVKTKRFLSLDTDELGVIKYEVTPVNCDANIVFQPYLDSGITNKDTNWDDKFWDTLKVSHENHQAFIQAKTMKTDFYTCTFMESRIFINGKFVLIEPNINADANYASFSYEHRVKQGEVYTIEKYGGYTVDRNHDKSELVSTAKKLLAMAIKTGFNQLLEKQKEAWLKIWERADITIEGDIKAQQGIRFNIFQLNQTYLGKDSRLNIGPKGFTGEKYGGSTYWDTEAYCLPFYMATKDEKVARSLLEYRYNHLEKAIENAEKLGFKNGAALFPMVTMNGEECHNEWEITFEEIHRNGAISFAIYNYYRYTGDYNYIVEKGLEVLIGIARFWQQRATFSKDKNLYVILGVTGPNEYENNVNNNWYTNYLAHWCINYTMENLEKIKTEYPSDFERIMNKVKLYEEELKAWKDVADKMYFPYSETHKVYLQQDGFLDKELTTVADLDKNERPINQKWSWDRILRSSYIKQADVLQGFYFFEDQFTVEELERHFDFYEPFTLHESSLSPCVHSIQAAKLDRMDQAYNFYMRTSRLDLEDYNHEVHEGLHITSMAGTWMSIVEGFGGMRIKEGKLAFTPKIPEQWEGYSFKLNFRNRILKVDVDQKQTNFEILHGDDLEIFINNERLLLKKKTLKRVN is encoded by the coding sequence ATGAATCAAGATTACATAAAACCAAATAAATGGTCCATAATAGAAGAGGGGTTTGATGCTAGTAGGGTTGAATCTTCAGAGAGTTTGTTTAGTATTGGAAACGGTGCTATGGGGCAACGTGCCAATTTTGAAGAGAAGTATTCAGGATCAACATTTCAAGGAAACTATATAGCAGGTGTTTATTATCCCGATAAAACAAGAGTAGGCTGGTGGAAAAATGGCTACCCGGAGTACTTTGCAAAAGTGTTGAATGCTCCCAACTGGATTGGGATTAATGTTTCTGTAAATGGCGAACAACTCGACCTATTTGCTTGTAAAGCAGTAACCGATTTTAAACGGGAACTCAACATGCAAGAAGGTTGGCTGTCTAGAAGCTTTACGGCAACATTAAAAAACAACACCGTAATTGAGGTTAAAACCAAGCGCTTTTTAAGCTTAGATACAGACGAACTGGGCGTTATTAAATATGAGGTTACACCAGTAAATTGTGATGCAAATATCGTTTTTCAGCCTTATTTAGATAGTGGCATAACCAATAAGGATACCAATTGGGATGATAAGTTCTGGGATACCTTAAAAGTAAGTCATGAGAACCATCAAGCCTTTATCCAGGCAAAAACCATGAAAACAGATTTTTATACCTGTACCTTCATGGAATCCAGAATTTTTATAAATGGGAAATTCGTACTCATAGAGCCTAATATTAATGCCGATGCTAATTATGCTTCGTTTAGTTATGAACATCGGGTAAAACAAGGTGAGGTCTATACAATAGAAAAATACGGAGGTTATACAGTAGATAGAAACCATGATAAATCAGAACTTGTCTCGACAGCCAAAAAACTCTTGGCAATGGCTATAAAAACTGGTTTCAATCAGTTATTGGAAAAGCAAAAAGAAGCCTGGTTAAAAATTTGGGAACGCGCAGATATAACCATAGAGGGAGATATTAAAGCACAGCAAGGTATTCGCTTTAATATTTTTCAGTTAAACCAAACCTATTTGGGTAAAGATTCTAGATTAAATATAGGGCCTAAAGGTTTTACCGGAGAGAAATACGGGGGGAGTACCTATTGGGATACCGAAGCCTATTGTCTTCCATTTTACATGGCAACCAAAGATGAGAAAGTAGCCCGAAGCCTTTTGGAATACCGATATAACCATTTGGAAAAAGCAATTGAAAATGCCGAAAAGTTAGGGTTTAAAAATGGTGCAGCATTATTCCCAATGGTTACCATGAATGGAGAAGAATGCCATAACGAATGGGAAATTACATTTGAAGAAATTCATCGTAACGGCGCTATTTCCTTTGCCATTTACAATTACTACCGCTATACTGGCGATTACAATTATATAGTAGAAAAAGGTTTGGAGGTTTTAATTGGGATTGCCCGTTTCTGGCAACAGCGCGCCACGTTTTCAAAAGACAAAAACCTATATGTTATTCTTGGTGTTACAGGACCAAACGAGTACGAGAATAACGTAAATAACAATTGGTACACGAATTATTTGGCACATTGGTGCATTAATTATACCATGGAAAACCTTGAAAAGATTAAAACGGAATACCCTTCAGATTTCGAACGTATCATGAATAAGGTTAAACTTTATGAGGAAGAGCTAAAAGCATGGAAGGATGTAGCAGATAAAATGTACTTTCCTTATTCTGAAACGCATAAAGTGTATTTACAACAAGACGGGTTTTTAGACAAAGAGTTAACAACTGTAGCAGATCTGGATAAGAATGAAAGACCTATCAACCAAAAATGGTCCTGGGATAGAATTTTACGTTCATCTTATATAAAACAAGCCGATGTTTTGCAAGGCTTCTATTTTTTTGAAGATCAATTCACTGTAGAAGAGTTGGAGCGTCATTTCGATTTTTATGAGCCATTTACATTACATGAAAGCTCATTGTCGCCCTGTGTACATAGTATTCAAGCAGCAAAGTTAGACAGAATGGATCAAGCCTATAATTTTTACATGCGAACGTCCCGTCTGGATTTAGAAGATTATAATCATGAAGTGCATGAAGGTTTACACATTACTTCTATGGCGGGAACCTGGATGAGTATTGTTGAAGGCTTTGGTGGTATGAGAATAAAAGAAGGGAAACTCGCTTTCACTCCTAAAATACCAGAGCAGTGGGAAGGCTATTCGTTTAAACTAAATTTTAGAAACCGGATATTAAAAGTAGATGTTGACCAAAAGCAGACAAATTTCGAAATCCTGCATGGTGATGATCTGGAGATTTTTATAAATAACGAACGTTTATTATTAAAAAAGAAGACGTTAAAACGTGTCAATTAG